One genomic region from Nocardia vinacea encodes:
- a CDS encoding class I SAM-dependent methyltransferase, producing the protein MGLGHLMHHNPNPGTAGLTIDHGRSYDVFGAVFFGGRRGRVYRRLAELSGARPGDRVLDIGCGTGYLTRRLASVAATVVGLDPSAAVLERARRITAEPNCTYTVGVAESLTADDDSFDVVVNCLMLHHLPEDLRATALTEMRRVLRPGGRLLIGEFRPPANPIGRHLVGALTGPAMEHNPIHLLEAMIADAGFGQITSGDLHPWIRYVTAVKPDTVG; encoded by the coding sequence ATGGGCCTCGGACATCTGATGCATCACAATCCCAACCCCGGCACTGCCGGACTCACCATCGATCACGGACGCAGCTATGACGTTTTCGGTGCGGTGTTCTTCGGCGGACGTCGTGGCCGCGTGTACCGCCGCCTCGCCGAGCTGAGCGGCGCCCGTCCCGGTGATCGGGTCCTCGATATCGGTTGCGGCACCGGCTATTTGACCCGTCGGCTAGCTTCGGTCGCCGCAACAGTGGTCGGCCTGGATCCATCCGCGGCGGTCCTCGAGCGGGCCCGCCGGATCACCGCTGAACCGAACTGCACCTACACCGTCGGTGTCGCCGAATCGCTGACCGCCGACGATGATTCGTTCGACGTGGTAGTGAACTGCCTGATGCTGCACCACCTGCCCGAGGATCTGCGGGCGACGGCGTTGACAGAGATGCGACGGGTGCTGCGCCCGGGCGGACGGCTGCTGATCGGCGAATTCCGGCCACCGGCGAATCCGATCGGCAGGCATCTCGTCGGCGCGCTGACCGGCCCGGCCATGGAACACAATCCGATCCACCTGCTCGAAGCGATGATCGCCGACGCGGGCTTCGGGCAGATCACCTCGGGAGATCTGCACCCGTGGATCCGCTATGTCACCGCCGTCAAGCCGGACACGGTCGGATGA